A genome region from Natronosalvus rutilus includes the following:
- a CDS encoding ArsA family ATPase — translation MSGLDVDPVDETDAAGDEDNTIEVTPTESVDDGADEDVDASADTDRRTIDVEPSDEPVDGPAYVLYGGKGGVGKTTMAAATALDSAKRGTATLVVSTDPAHSLSDTFETEIGTRPERLREDIPLFAAEIDPDAALEEGQAEFMAEGGPDALGGLGQFMGEDTPMDMLFGGTMPGADEAAAMQTLLEYLDDDRFDRVVVDTAPTGHTLRLLQLPEIMDTMMGRIISFRQRVGSMVDGIKGMFGGAGEADENDLQDLEILRERIERLRAVLQDPERTDFRIVMVPEEMSVLESKRLRAQLNEFDIPVGTVVVNRVMEPLAEITDDVEGEFLQPDLDSCAFCQRRWDVQQNALMEAQDLFRATDVRRVPLFAEEVKGESMLEVVAACLR, via the coding sequence ATGAGCGGACTCGATGTCGATCCCGTCGACGAGACCGACGCGGCCGGAGACGAGGACAACACGATCGAAGTGACACCGACGGAATCGGTCGACGACGGGGCCGACGAGGATGTGGACGCGAGCGCGGACACAGACCGACGGACCATCGACGTCGAGCCATCCGACGAACCCGTCGACGGCCCTGCATATGTCCTCTACGGCGGGAAAGGCGGCGTCGGCAAGACGACCATGGCCGCCGCAACGGCACTCGATAGCGCGAAACGCGGGACCGCGACGCTCGTCGTCTCGACCGACCCCGCCCACTCCCTCTCCGATACGTTCGAGACCGAGATTGGAACCCGACCCGAGCGCCTCCGCGAGGATATCCCACTGTTCGCCGCCGAGATCGACCCCGACGCGGCCTTAGAGGAGGGCCAGGCAGAATTTATGGCTGAGGGCGGTCCCGACGCGCTTGGCGGCCTCGGTCAGTTCATGGGTGAGGACACGCCGATGGACATGCTCTTCGGGGGAACGATGCCCGGCGCCGACGAGGCCGCCGCGATGCAGACCCTCCTCGAGTACCTCGACGACGATCGGTTCGACCGCGTAGTGGTCGACACCGCGCCCACTGGTCACACCCTCCGGTTGCTCCAGTTGCCGGAGATCATGGACACCATGATGGGCCGGATCATCAGCTTCCGCCAGCGCGTCGGGAGCATGGTCGACGGGATCAAGGGAATGTTCGGCGGCGCCGGCGAGGCAGACGAAAACGACCTCCAGGACCTCGAGATCCTCCGGGAGCGCATCGAACGTCTCCGGGCCGTACTCCAGGACCCCGAGCGAACCGACTTCCGGATCGTCATGGTCCCCGAGGAGATGAGCGTCCTCGAGTCGAAGCGCCTGCGTGCCCAGTTGAACGAGTTCGACATACCGGTCGGCACGGTCGTCGTCAATCGTGTGATGGAACCACTGGCTGAGATCACCGACGACGTCGAGGGCGAGTTTCTGCAGCCTGACCTCGACTCCTGCGCGTTCTGCCAGCGTCGCTGGGACGTCCAGCAGAACGCGCTGATGGAGGCCCAGGACCTCTTTCGCGCGACCGACGTGCGGCGAGTGCCACTGTTCGCCGAGGAGGTCAAGGGCGAGTCGATGCTCGAGGTCGTGGCGGCCTGTCTGCGGTGA